The Marivivens sp. LCG002 genome contains a region encoding:
- a CDS encoding EcsC family protein: MKVINPENPLSEEAREVVRALARRQRDANGILMTAMNYVGGQVEDGLKLLPAPVRAQIEKAAKSALEKSYSVAAKSRQGPLQNVVATERMNRLLGTLTGALGGAGGLPTALAELPVATTVIFRSIQSVAETYGEDPSTEETRVECLRVFGAGGPMGEDDGIDTTFIGARIGLSGAAVHGLIAKVAPRFATVLSQKLASQAVPILGAAAGAGTNYAFIGYYTEMAHVHFGLRAAGRTYDADQVADAFHEELARLKSPVVA; the protein is encoded by the coding sequence ATGAAGGTTATCAACCCCGAAAACCCGCTATCAGAGGAGGCCCGCGAGGTGGTGCGCGCGCTTGCGCGTCGGCAACGCGATGCTAACGGCATCCTGATGACGGCCATGAACTATGTCGGTGGTCAGGTCGAGGATGGCTTGAAGCTTCTTCCTGCTCCGGTGCGGGCGCAAATCGAAAAGGCCGCTAAATCAGCACTTGAGAAAAGCTATTCCGTTGCCGCCAAAAGCCGTCAGGGACCGCTTCAAAACGTAGTTGCGACCGAACGGATGAACCGTCTGCTTGGAACCTTGACGGGCGCTTTGGGGGGTGCTGGGGGGCTGCCGACTGCTCTGGCTGAATTGCCCGTCGCAACGACCGTGATTTTCCGCTCGATCCAGTCCGTTGCCGAAACCTATGGCGAAGACCCGAGCACAGAAGAAACCCGCGTGGAATGTCTTAGGGTGTTCGGAGCTGGGGGGCCGATGGGCGAGGATGACGGGATCGACACGACCTTTATCGGAGCGCGCATCGGCTTGTCTGGGGCGGCGGTACATGGGCTTATCGCCAAAGTCGCCCCACGATTTGCGACGGTTCTTTCGCAAAAACTGGCGTCTCAAGCGGTGCCCATTCTCGGCGCGGCGGCGGGCGCGGGCACCAATTACGCATTTATCGGCTATTACACCGAAATGGCGCATGTGCACTTCGGGCTACGTGCGGCTGGGCGCACCTATGACGCCGATCAGGTCGCCGATGCCTTTCACGAGGAACTTGCGCGATTGAAGTCGCCCGTGGTCGCCTGA
- a CDS encoding DUF1178 family protein: MIRYSLKCDKGHTFDSWFKSGEAFEKLKASKMVACAVCGSDDVAKTLMAPSVSTDKERPLSAPHSPAEQALAELRKEVESKSEYVGTRFAKEARAMHDGNAPIRSIYGEAKADEAKALIEEGVPVIPLPFGPKKTQN; the protein is encoded by the coding sequence ATGATCCGATATTCACTCAAGTGTGACAAAGGTCACACCTTTGACAGTTGGTTTAAATCGGGTGAAGCCTTTGAAAAGCTCAAGGCTTCAAAGATGGTCGCATGTGCCGTTTGCGGTTCGGATGATGTGGCCAAGACATTGATGGCGCCGTCGGTTTCAACCGACAAAGAGCGCCCCCTGAGCGCTCCGCATTCCCCCGCAGAACAGGCCTTGGCCGAGCTACGCAAAGAGGTCGAAAGCAAAAGCGAATATGTCGGAACGAGATTCGCGAAAGAAGCCCGCGCCATGCATGACGGCAACGCGCCGATCCGCTCGATCTATGGCGAAGCAAAAGCCGACGAGGCAAAGGCTCTTATCGAAGAGGGCGTTCCGGTGATCCCCCTACCCTTTGGCCCCAAAAAGACACAAAACTGA
- a CDS encoding aspartate kinase yields MPTLVMKFGGTSVANLDRIQRAAKRVALEVANGYNVIVIVSAMSGKTNELVGWVNETSPLYDAREYDAVVSSGENVTAGLMALRLQEMEIPARSWQGWQVPLITNGAHGAARIEEILTENVNKKFDEGMKVAVVAGFQGISPEGRITTLGRGGSDTTAVAFAAAFDAERCDIYTDVDGVYTTDPRITSKARKLEKISFEEMLELASLGAKVLQTRSVELAMRYNVKLRVLSSFEEPSDDAGTLVCAEEQIMESKAVAGVAYSREEAKLTLVTIEDKPGIAASIFGPLAEAGVNVDMIVQNISEQNYQGHAGGVTDMTFSCPIDQLKRAEKALTEAKEKGLIKFDRMEADTEVAKVSVVGIGMRSHAGVAAKMFEVLSKEGINIKVIATSEIKISVLIDRKYMELAVQALHDAFELDKG; encoded by the coding sequence ATGCCAACGCTCGTCATGAAATTCGGGGGGACTTCGGTCGCGAACCTCGACCGGATCCAGCGCGCCGCAAAGCGCGTCGCGCTTGAAGTTGCCAACGGTTACAACGTTATCGTTATTGTCTCGGCCATGTCGGGCAAAACGAACGAACTCGTCGGCTGGGTGAATGAAACCTCTCCGCTCTATGACGCGCGCGAATATGACGCCGTCGTCTCTTCGGGCGAGAACGTGACCGCAGGCCTTATGGCGCTGCGCTTGCAGGAAATGGAAATCCCCGCTCGCAGCTGGCAGGGCTGGCAGGTTCCGCTCATCACCAACGGTGCGCATGGCGCCGCGCGGATCGAGGAAATCCTCACCGAGAACGTCAACAAGAAATTCGACGAAGGCATGAAGGTTGCCGTGGTCGCCGGCTTCCAGGGGATCTCGCCCGAGGGTCGCATCACGACGCTTGGTCGCGGTGGTTCGGATACCACGGCGGTAGCTTTCGCCGCTGCATTCGATGCCGAGCGCTGCGATATCTATACGGACGTCGACGGGGTCTACACGACCGACCCGCGCATCACGTCCAAGGCACGCAAGCTCGAGAAAATCTCGTTTGAAGAAATGCTGGAACTGGCGTCGCTTGGTGCGAAAGTTCTGCAAACCCGTTCGGTCGAACTCGCAATGCGCTATAACGTCAAGCTGCGCGTGCTTAGCTCGTTCGAGGAACCGTCAGATGACGCAGGCACGCTGGTCTGCGCAGAGGAGCAAATCATGGAATCCAAAGCTGTTGCCGGTGTCGCCTATTCCCGCGAAGAGGCCAAACTGACCCTCGTCACCATCGAAGACAAGCCCGGCATCGCGGCTTCGATCTTTGGCCCGCTCGCCGAAGCAGGTGTCAACGTCGATATGATCGTTCAGAACATCTCGGAGCAAAACTATCAGGGTCACGCCGGCGGCGTCACCGATATGACCTTCTCTTGCCCGATCGATCAGCTCAAGCGCGCTGAGAAGGCGCTGACCGAGGCCAAAGAAAAAGGCCTCATCAAGTTCGATCGTATGGAAGCCGACACTGAAGTCGCCAAGGTGTCCGTCGTCGGCATCGGTATGCGCAGCCACGCAGGTGTCGCGGCCAAGATGTTCGAAGTGCTCTCGAAGGAAGGCATCAACATCAAGGTGATCGCAACGTCCGAGATCAAGATTTCGGTGCTGATCGACCGCAAATACATGGAGCTTGCAGTTCAAGCACTGCATGACGCGTTCGAGCTCGACAAAGGCTGA
- a CDS encoding DUF4260 domain-containing protein, translated as MQFERTTVIWQRVEGALVFGAMLLAFLLGYKLAYPWWALVLIFFAPDLSFLAYLVGKKVGSFTYNFMHSYGLGLVILVLGASSDSYEQFTVGALIMGHAGFDRMLGYGLKMPSGFHDTHLGRLGK; from the coding sequence ATGCAATTTGAGCGGACGACTGTCATCTGGCAGAGAGTCGAAGGCGCGCTTGTTTTTGGCGCGATGCTCTTGGCTTTTCTTCTTGGTTATAAATTGGCTTACCCTTGGTGGGCATTGGTGTTGATCTTCTTTGCCCCTGATCTGAGTTTTCTGGCCTATCTCGTTGGCAAAAAAGTCGGCTCTTTTACCTATAATTTCATGCACAGCTATGGGCTTGGGTTGGTGATCTTGGTGCTTGGGGCATCAAGTGACTCTTACGAGCAATTCACCGTCGGGGCGCTGATAATGGGGCATGCGGGATTTGATCGGATGCTTGGATACGGACTGAAAATGCCGAGCGGATTTCACGACACCCATCTTGGACGGTTGGGCAAATAA
- a CDS encoding CaiB/BaiF CoA-transferase family protein produces MTSALNGLKVVELARILAGPWMGQTLADLGAEVIKVEAPEGDDTRKWGPPFIERDDGKGGTEKVAAYFHAANRGKTSVTCDFSNPHDLAELKALIADADVLIENFKVGGLKKYGLDYESLSALNPRLVYASVTGFGQTGPRAAQPGYDFLIQGMSGIMDLTGEPDGQPQKVGVAWIDIFTGLYGVIAIEAALLERARSGLGQHLDIALFDTGVGVLANQAMNYLLGGVVPSRLGNAHPNIVPYQVLPCADGHVIIACGNDRQFVALCGALERAELAVSEKFATNPARVAHRADLTTALENALATWTKADLISALEKVGVPCGPINSVQEALTDPQIEARGLVIHPEGIAGIATPIKMSRSQAVSEKASPVLGSGAWTFTSRRDA; encoded by the coding sequence ATGACTTCGGCGCTGAATGGTCTCAAGGTCGTTGAACTGGCACGGATCCTTGCGGGTCCGTGGATGGGGCAAACACTCGCCGATCTTGGTGCCGAGGTGATCAAGGTCGAAGCACCCGAAGGGGATGACACCCGCAAATGGGGTCCCCCCTTTATCGAGCGTGACGACGGCAAAGGCGGCACCGAAAAGGTCGCAGCCTATTTCCATGCGGCAAACAGGGGCAAGACTTCGGTCACTTGCGATTTTTCGAACCCTCATGATCTTGCGGAACTCAAGGCTCTTATCGCCGATGCGGATGTCTTGATCGAAAATTTCAAAGTCGGTGGGCTCAAGAAATACGGGCTCGATTATGAAAGTCTTTCCGCGCTCAATCCTCGTCTTGTCTATGCGTCGGTGACGGGCTTCGGCCAAACAGGGCCAAGGGCCGCGCAACCGGGGTATGATTTCCTGATCCAAGGTATGAGCGGGATCATGGACCTGACGGGCGAGCCTGACGGTCAGCCGCAAAAGGTCGGTGTTGCCTGGATAGACATTTTTACAGGGCTTTATGGCGTAATCGCGATAGAGGCCGCTTTGCTGGAACGCGCACGGTCCGGTTTGGGTCAGCATCTTGATATCGCTCTCTTCGACACAGGTGTCGGTGTGCTCGCCAATCAGGCGATGAACTACCTGTTGGGCGGTGTTGTGCCTTCGCGTCTGGGGAATGCGCATCCGAACATCGTGCCGTATCAGGTGCTTCCTTGCGCGGATGGGCATGTGATTATCGCCTGTGGCAACGACCGGCAATTTGTTGCGCTTTGCGGAGCGCTTGAGAGGGCCGAGTTGGCGGTGTCGGAAAAGTTCGCGACCAATCCTGCACGTGTTGCCCATCGGGCTGATTTGACGACTGCTCTGGAAAACGCGCTCGCGACCTGGACCAAAGCCGATTTGATAAGTGCTTTGGAAAAAGTCGGCGTTCCGTGCGGTCCGATCAATTCGGTCCAAGAGGCGTTGACGGACCCGCAAATCGAAGCGCGCGGTCTTGTCATTCACCCCGAGGGGATTGCGGGCATCGCAACCCCGATCAAGATGTCCCGAAGCCAAGCGGTTTCGGAAAAGGCCTCGCCTGTCCTAGGTTCCGGCGCTTGGACCTTCACCTCTCGTCGGGACGCGTGA
- a CDS encoding N-acetyltransferase produces the protein MFELTVEKPEDWWDVEALYDLCFAPGRTALSSYRLREGVDPIRELCFVGRDGQGIIGGVIRNWPVCINGHLAILLGPVAVHPTRQGEGLGGILMHAALNRATDLGWERVMLVGDYPYYKRFGFEKLEGVIMPPPTNPDRVLGIELVEGAWAQVKGNVERAGDCNPEESAHL, from the coding sequence ATGTTCGAACTCACCGTCGAGAAACCCGAAGATTGGTGGGACGTCGAGGCCCTCTATGACCTGTGTTTCGCACCGGGTCGAACGGCTCTTTCCTCTTACAGGCTGCGCGAAGGGGTCGATCCGATCCGCGAGTTATGCTTTGTCGGACGGGATGGTCAGGGGATCATCGGCGGCGTCATTCGAAACTGGCCCGTCTGCATAAACGGGCATCTGGCGATTCTTCTCGGGCCTGTGGCCGTTCACCCCACGCGTCAGGGGGAAGGGCTTGGCGGAATATTGATGCATGCGGCACTGAACAGGGCGACCGACCTTGGTTGGGAGCGTGTCATGCTTGTCGGCGACTATCCCTACTACAAGCGTTTCGGTTTCGAAAAGCTCGAGGGTGTGATTATGCCGCCGCCGACAAACCCCGATCGTGTCTTGGGGATCGAACTTGTCGAAGGTGCTTGGGCGCAGGTCAAAGGCAATGTCGAGCGCGCGGGTGATTGCAATCCCGAAGAGAGTGCCCATCTTTAA
- the ptsP gene encoding phosphoenolpyruvate--protein phosphotransferase, producing the protein MGQKFETDSRRLLGRLRDTMAEDAAGQARLDKIVHLIASSMQTEVCSIYLFRDEETLELCATEGLQAEAVHKTRMRLGEGLVGRTARTRQVVNTADAPAEKGFRYMPETGEERYSSFCGVPIQRLGNVLGVLVVQSKASRQFTADEVYALEVVAMVLAEMTELGAFIGEGAALSARHQQAMMFRGTTGQEGAAEGNVYLHEPRVVVTNPVADDPEAELLRLREAVDTLRNQIDQMLDQAATVNADQVQVLEAYRLFANSKSWMRRMEDDVANGLSAEAAVEKEQSLARSRLQGSGDAYLRERLHDLDDLSNRLLRILTGQGADTGAEMPENPILVARNIGPGELLEYGKTLKGIILEEGSVGSHAAIVARAWAIPLVIHARNITTEALNGDAVIVDGDQGIIHLRPDDAVKAAFRDKIAMQARAQERYASIRHLPAQAKCGTVISLNMNAGLMADLPSLPSSGAEGVGLFRTELQFLIRNQMPKRGELSALYSRVMDAAGGLPVAFRTLDIGSDKVLPYMKPQDEPNPAMGWRAIRVGLDMPGVLSMQLQALLRGANGRPLKVMFPFITQLSEFREARANLDKVIERERKLGHTLPSALEVGAMLETPSLGFAPDAFFEEVDFISVGGNDLKQFFFAADRENERVRRRYDTLDSSFIGFLEMVAKRCTDAGKKLSFCGEDAGRPVEAVAFAAIGFPTLSMRPASIGPVKHLLRRVDLREVKAVIDEARANGELSVRQAVTSYLANQ; encoded by the coding sequence ATGGGACAAAAATTCGAAACCGATAGCCGTAGGTTGCTTGGCCGCCTGCGCGACACGATGGCCGAAGACGCAGCAGGGCAAGCGCGTCTCGACAAGATCGTGCATCTCATCGCTTCTTCAATGCAGACAGAAGTGTGCTCTATCTATCTCTTCCGTGACGAAGAAACTCTCGAACTTTGCGCAACCGAAGGACTTCAGGCCGAAGCGGTCCACAAAACACGCATGCGGCTTGGCGAGGGTCTCGTTGGTCGCACGGCCCGCACACGGCAGGTCGTCAACACGGCGGATGCGCCTGCGGAGAAGGGCTTCCGCTATATGCCCGAAACGGGCGAAGAACGGTATTCGTCGTTCTGCGGTGTCCCGATCCAGCGGCTCGGGAATGTGCTCGGTGTTCTGGTTGTTCAGTCCAAAGCATCGCGTCAGTTCACCGCCGACGAGGTCTATGCGCTTGAAGTCGTCGCAATGGTTCTTGCCGAAATGACCGAGCTCGGCGCTTTTATCGGCGAGGGTGCAGCGCTTTCTGCCCGCCATCAACAAGCGATGATGTTCCGCGGCACGACAGGACAAGAAGGGGCTGCAGAGGGGAACGTCTATCTGCACGAACCCCGTGTCGTGGTCACCAACCCCGTTGCCGACGACCCCGAAGCCGAGCTCTTGCGGCTTCGCGAGGCCGTGGACACCCTTCGAAACCAGATCGACCAGATGCTGGACCAAGCGGCGACAGTCAACGCAGATCAGGTCCAAGTGCTCGAGGCCTATCGGCTTTTTGCCAACTCCAAGAGTTGGATGCGCCGCATGGAGGACGATGTCGCGAACGGTCTTTCGGCTGAAGCTGCGGTCGAGAAAGAACAATCGCTGGCCCGTTCCCGCTTGCAAGGTTCGGGTGATGCCTACTTGCGCGAGCGCTTGCACGACCTTGATGACCTATCGAACCGGCTTCTTCGGATTTTGACGGGTCAAGGCGCGGATACAGGCGCGGAAATGCCCGAAAACCCCATTCTTGTGGCCCGCAATATCGGCCCGGGGGAATTGCTCGAATATGGCAAAACGCTCAAAGGGATCATCCTTGAAGAGGGGTCGGTCGGCTCGCATGCTGCCATTGTCGCACGCGCTTGGGCCATTCCGCTTGTCATCCATGCAAGGAACATAACGACCGAGGCCCTGAACGGGGATGCCGTAATCGTCGACGGGGACCAAGGCATCATACACCTGAGACCCGATGATGCGGTCAAAGCCGCGTTTCGCGACAAAATCGCGATGCAGGCGCGCGCGCAAGAACGCTATGCCTCGATCCGTCATCTTCCCGCTCAGGCGAAATGCGGCACTGTCATTTCGCTCAACATGAACGCAGGGCTGATGGCCGACCTGCCATCGCTTCCCTCTTCGGGTGCCGAAGGGGTGGGACTCTTCAGGACAGAGCTCCAGTTTCTGATCCGCAACCAAATGCCGAAGCGCGGTGAGCTTTCCGCACTTTACAGCCGCGTTATGGATGCGGCGGGTGGGCTTCCCGTGGCATTCCGCACGCTCGATATCGGATCGGACAAAGTGCTTCCCTATATGAAGCCTCAGGATGAACCCAATCCGGCGATGGGTTGGCGCGCGATCCGCGTCGGGCTCGATATGCCTGGCGTCTTGAGCATGCAGCTTCAGGCTTTGCTGCGCGGCGCCAATGGTCGCCCGCTGAAAGTCATGTTCCCCTTTATCACCCAGTTGTCCGAATTCCGTGAAGCACGCGCCAATCTGGACAAGGTGATCGAGCGCGAGCGAAAGCTCGGGCACACCCTTCCGTCGGCTCTGGAAGTCGGAGCGATGCTTGAAACGCCGAGCCTCGGATTCGCGCCCGATGCCTTCTTTGAAGAGGTCGATTTTATTTCGGTGGGCGGAAACGATCTCAAGCAGTTTTTCTTTGCCGCAGACCGCGAAAATGAACGCGTGCGCCGGAGATATGACACGCTCGACAGCAGCTTTATCGGATTTCTGGAAATGGTCGCCAAGCGTTGCACGGATGCAGGCAAAAAGCTTTCGTTCTGCGGCGAGGATGCAGGCAGACCCGTTGAAGCTGTCGCATTTGCGGCGATCGGGTTCCCGACGCTCTCTATGCGCCCTGCCTCCATCGGTCCGGTCAAACATCTTTTGCGCCGCGTGGATCTTCGCGAAGTGAAAGCCGTGATCGACGAAGCGCGCGCCAATGGCGAGCTCTCTGTGCGTCAAGCCGTCACCAGCTATCTCGCCAATCAATAA
- a CDS encoding flavin reductase family protein, producing MFYEPKDGHGLPHNPFNAIISPRPIAWVSTRSASGTDNIAPYSFFNAVAYVPPQLMFASQGLKAGLNTSKDTLANIRETGVFCVNIVEFAMRDAMNRSSETLESDVDEFDFARIDKAECTTIDCPRAADVPASLECKLTEIMPLVGGKNFVVFGEVTGVHMRDDCLVDGRFDVTAFKPLARLGYQDYAVIEEVFTLTRPDER from the coding sequence ATGTTTTACGAACCAAAAGATGGACATGGGCTTCCGCATAACCCTTTCAATGCGATCATTTCGCCCCGTCCGATTGCTTGGGTTTCCACACGGTCCGCAAGCGGCACGGACAACATCGCGCCCTACTCTTTTTTCAACGCCGTCGCCTATGTGCCGCCGCAATTGATGTTTGCCTCGCAGGGACTCAAGGCGGGCCTGAACACGTCCAAGGATACCCTCGCCAATATCCGCGAGACCGGTGTATTTTGCGTCAACATCGTAGAATTCGCGATGCGGGATGCGATGAACCGATCCTCTGAAACGCTTGAATCCGACGTGGATGAATTCGATTTCGCACGGATCGACAAAGCAGAATGCACGACCATCGACTGTCCAAGAGCGGCCGATGTGCCAGCGTCGCTGGAATGCAAACTGACCGAGATCATGCCACTGGTCGGGGGTAAGAATTTCGTCGTCTTCGGAGAGGTCACGGGCGTTCATATGCGCGATGACTGTCTCGTTGACGGACGCTTCGACGTGACCGCGTTCAAACCTTTGGCAAGGCTCGGCTATCAGGATTACGCTGTGATCGAAGAGGTCTTCACCCTCACGCGTCCCGACGAGAGGTGA
- a CDS encoding HAMP domain-containing methyl-accepting chemotaxis protein, whose amino-acid sequence MNLPLNIKLPLYFSTMVAIAAAAVGLISFLTVNESLLNKAYNELAAEGVRSSVRIKESLELDHRMAITLAYDSELQTLFEDFSQAFEATVQNGGDAADFSATPEFMAIKNANFAYISGVKRALSFSSYYLVNLDGTVVFAEDPSSAQKNNIGANLLSGEFANTEVAQVLQAVLPSRDGTASGAEFAETPYITSDLTPDPIKTLYALPLKNRAGTQIGAILFAKNGNDASRAMIKDLNGTTSDRFLLNADGELLLATKPRARAETILASFANLDEEVLSAVIEDTQEIAGAIVDFSVGDQSYKLLTVADTSAIRSESNHLGLLLLIDTLVITALAIAISIFVTRRNIAPIREMRGHFHRIADTLDLSYRVNSKKRDEVGSAVRALDRIMIVFEQAFDRIGEESKTVEAVISSLGESVQSLAYNAEVQSTAIDELSSSVEETSSQVRSNAQSAQRAYDSAARMNTTVFNGKARMDEMVDAMNDIRVSSVEISRIIKVIDDIAFQTNLLALNAAVEAARAGSQGRGFAVVASEVRNLAARSTVAARETQELIEQASNRVSVGVEISSTTKAAFDQIANDIEYVSSLMADISRASEEQAHGVESVNLAINEIARYASNSTAEAEKIANTSEKLIRANEELRKEIGRFGTGSQSSDLITIEATTFENGQSAGEVAPKVAA is encoded by the coding sequence ATGAACTTGCCACTCAACATTAAGCTTCCACTCTACTTTTCAACCATGGTTGCTATTGCTGCGGCGGCGGTCGGCCTCATCAGCTTTCTGACTGTCAACGAAAGCCTATTGAACAAGGCCTACAATGAACTTGCGGCAGAGGGGGTGCGCTCTTCGGTCCGAATCAAGGAAAGTCTCGAACTCGACCACCGAATGGCCATCACACTTGCGTATGATTCGGAACTCCAGACTCTTTTCGAGGACTTTAGCCAAGCTTTTGAAGCCACCGTGCAAAATGGGGGCGACGCCGCAGACTTCAGCGCGACACCTGAATTCATGGCGATAAAGAACGCGAACTTCGCCTATATTTCGGGGGTGAAACGCGCGCTGTCCTTCTCGTCCTATTATTTGGTCAACCTCGATGGCACCGTTGTTTTTGCAGAGGACCCGTCCTCTGCGCAGAAAAACAACATCGGTGCGAACCTCCTTTCGGGGGAATTCGCGAACACCGAAGTCGCCCAAGTCTTGCAAGCGGTTCTTCCCTCTCGCGACGGCACGGCATCCGGCGCAGAATTTGCCGAAACACCGTATATCACCTCGGATTTGACGCCTGATCCGATCAAGACCCTTTATGCTCTTCCGCTCAAGAACCGCGCGGGCACCCAAATCGGTGCGATTCTTTTCGCCAAGAACGGCAATGATGCAAGCCGCGCGATGATCAAGGATTTGAACGGCACCACTTCGGACCGCTTTCTGCTGAACGCCGACGGAGAGCTTTTGCTCGCTACGAAACCGCGCGCGCGGGCTGAAACGATACTCGCGTCTTTCGCAAACCTTGACGAGGAAGTTCTCAGCGCGGTGATCGAGGACACTCAAGAAATCGCCGGTGCAATCGTCGACTTTTCGGTTGGGGATCAGAGTTACAAGCTTCTCACCGTAGCCGATACGAGCGCGATTCGGAGTGAAAGTAACCATCTGGGGCTACTCTTGCTTATAGATACACTCGTCATCACTGCGCTCGCCATTGCGATCAGCATTTTCGTGACACGCAGGAATATTGCGCCTATCCGCGAAATGCGCGGACATTTCCATCGGATCGCCGATACACTCGATCTGAGTTATCGGGTGAATTCGAAAAAGCGCGACGAAGTCGGGAGCGCGGTTCGTGCCCTCGATCGGATCATGATAGTTTTCGAACAGGCGTTTGACCGGATCGGCGAGGAATCCAAAACAGTCGAAGCTGTTATTTCCAGCCTTGGTGAAAGCGTCCAAAGTCTCGCCTATAACGCCGAAGTCCAAAGCACGGCGATTGATGAACTTTCGAGTTCTGTCGAAGAAACCTCGAGTCAGGTGCGAAGCAACGCCCAATCCGCCCAGCGCGCCTATGATAGTGCCGCACGGATGAACACCACCGTATTCAACGGAAAGGCGCGCATGGACGAAATGGTCGATGCGATGAACGACATCCGCGTCTCCTCCGTCGAAATTTCGCGTATCATCAAAGTAATCGACGATATCGCGTTTCAGACCAATCTTCTTGCCTTGAACGCCGCTGTCGAAGCAGCACGCGCGGGGTCCCAAGGCCGTGGTTTTGCTGTCGTGGCTTCCGAAGTCCGCAACCTTGCGGCCCGTTCGACCGTTGCCGCTCGGGAAACTCAAGAGCTTATCGAACAAGCCTCTAACCGTGTGTCGGTGGGCGTTGAAATATCGAGCACGACCAAAGCCGCCTTTGACCAAATCGCGAACGACATCGAGTATGTCTCTTCGCTGATGGCGGATATCTCCCGCGCCAGTGAAGAACAGGCGCATGGAGTCGAAAGTGTGAACCTCGCGATCAACGAGATTGCGAGATATGCTTCGAATTCAACGGCCGAAGCCGAGAAAATCGCCAACACCTCCGAAAAACTCATTCGTGCGAACGAAGAGTTGCGCAAAGAAATCGGGCGTTTCGGCACAGGATCACAATCTTCGGACCTGATCACAATCGAAGCCACTACGTTCGAAAACGGGCAGTCCGCTGGTGAAGTTGCACCGAAAGTGGCTGCTTGA
- a CDS encoding NUDIX hydrolase, with amino-acid sequence MLNIPQKPLRLRKSGKTETRTQFAALCYRIKNDKVQVCLITSRGTGRWVLPKGWPMDKKTPAEAAAIEAWEEAGLTGHAHSQCIGVYSYIKPLSKTPVPIVAMVYPVHVQAVHTTWPERHERKRKWFGRKKAASKVAEPALRDLILNFDPKHLIG; translated from the coding sequence ATGCTGAACATTCCTCAAAAACCACTCCGATTACGCAAGAGCGGGAAAACCGAAACGCGGACGCAGTTCGCGGCCCTGTGTTATCGGATCAAGAATGATAAGGTTCAGGTCTGTTTGATTACCAGCAGAGGCACAGGCCGATGGGTTCTTCCCAAAGGTTGGCCCATGGATAAAAAGACACCTGCCGAGGCGGCTGCTATCGAAGCCTGGGAAGAAGCGGGGCTCACGGGGCATGCCCATTCTCAATGCATCGGTGTCTATTCCTATATTAAGCCTCTCTCCAAAACGCCGGTTCCGATTGTCGCGATGGTCTATCCTGTACACGTTCAGGCAGTTCATACGACTTGGCCCGAACGGCACGAACGCAAGCGCAAGTGGTTCGGACGAAAGAAAGCGGCAAGCAAGGTCGCCGAGCCCGCGCTTCGAGATCTGATCCTGAATTTTGACCCCAAACATTTGATCGGATAG